One window of the Saccopteryx bilineata isolate mSacBil1 chromosome 2, mSacBil1_pri_phased_curated, whole genome shotgun sequence genome contains the following:
- the DCTN2 gene encoding dynactin subunit 2: MADPKYADLPGIARNEPDVYETSDLPEDDQAEFDAEELTSTSVEHIIVNPNAAYDKFKDKRVGTKGLDFSDRIGKTKRTGYESGEYEMLGEGLGVKETPQQKYQRLLHEVQELTTEVEKIKTTVKESATEEKLTPVVLAKQLAALKQQLVASHLEKLLGPDATINLTDPDGALAKRLLLQLEATKNSRGAGSGAKTTSGPPSDSSLVTYELHSRPEQDKFSQVAKVAELEKRLTELEATVRCDQDAQNPLSAGLQGACLMETVELLQAKVSALDLAVLDQVEARLQSVLGKVNEIAKHKASVEDADTQSKVHQLYESIQRWSPIASTLPELVQRLVTIRQLHEQAMQFGQLLTHLDTTQQMIADSLKDNITLLTQVQTTMRENLVTVEGNFANIDERMKKLGK; encoded by the exons GAGGAACTGACGAGCACAAGTGTGGAGCACATCATTGTCAATCCCAATGCTGCCTACGACAAGTTCAAAGACAAAAGAGTGGGGACAAAGGGACTTG ATTTCTCAGATCGTATTGGAAAAACCAAGAGGACAGGATATGAATCTGGAGAATATGAAATG CTTGGAGAGGGTCTGGGAGTGAAGGAGACACCCCAGCAAAAGTACCAGCGACTACTTCATGAGGTACAAGAGCTGACAACTGAAGTTGAGAAAATCAAG ACAACAGTGAAGGAGTCAGCCACTGAGGAGAAGCTGACCCCTGTGGTGCTGGCCAAACAGCTGGCAGCCCTGAAGCAGCAGCTGGTTGCTTCCCACCTGGAGAAGCTGCTCGGACCGGATGCAACAATCAACCTTACTGACCCTGATGGAGCTCTGGCAAA GCGCCTACTACTACAGCTGGAAGCAACAAAGAACAGCAGAGGGGCTGGTTCAGGAGCAAAGACCACAAGTGGGCCCCCCTCAGATAGCAGCCTTGTCACTTACGAACTACATTCTCGGCCTGAGCAGGACAAGTTCTCTCAAGTTGCCAAA GTTGCAGAACTTGAGAAGCGCCTGACAGAGCTGGAAGCAACTGTACGCTGTGATCAGGATGCTCAG AATCCCCTTTCAGCAGGTCTACAGGGAGCCTGCCTTATG GAGACTGTAGAGCTGTTGCAGGCAAAGGTGAGCGCCCTGGACCTTGCTGTTTTGGACCAAGTGGAGGCTCGGCTACAG AGTGTCCTGGGAAAGGTGAATGAGATTGCCAAGCATAAAGCTTCTGTAGAGGATGCAGATACACAAAGCAAG GTGCACCAGCTATATGAATCCATCCAGCGCTGGAGCCCCATCGCCTCTACCCTTCCTGAGCTGGTGCAAAGACTTGTCACCATCAGGCAGCTGCATGAGCAAG CCATGCAGTTTGGTCAGCTTCTGACACACTTGGACACTACACAGCAGATGATTGCCGATTCCCTCAAAGACAACATCACCCTCTTAACCCAG GTGCAGACAACCATGCGTGAAAACCTGGTCACAGTTGAGGGTAATTTTGCCAACATTGATGAACGGATGAAGAAACTGGGCAAGTGA